From Alienimonas californiensis, a single genomic window includes:
- the xseB gene encoding exodeoxyribonuclease VII small subunit, with the protein MTENAHAGRDEPPFEEALDDLRAVIADLEGGRLGLEESLARFEAGVGLLRRCRATLERAERRVELLTGVDADGEPVTEPFDASATAEQAGAGRRDAGTAKSPRNRRRAADEDEPDGLF; encoded by the coding sequence ATGACTGAGAACGCACACGCCGGCCGCGACGAACCGCCCTTCGAGGAGGCGCTGGACGACCTGCGCGCCGTGATCGCCGACCTGGAGGGCGGCCGGCTGGGCCTGGAGGAGTCGCTGGCCCGGTTCGAGGCCGGCGTCGGTCTGCTGCGGCGCTGCCGGGCGACGCTGGAGCGGGCCGAACGCCGCGTCGAACTGCTGACCGGCGTGGACGCCGACGGCGAGCCCGTCACCGAACCGTTCGACGCCTCCGCGACCGCGGAGCAGGCGGGAGCCGGCCGTCGGGACGCCGGAACCGCGAAGTCCCCGCGAAACCGCAGGCGGGCGGCGGACGAGGACGAACCCGACGGGTTATTCTGA